The Malus domestica chromosome 06, GDT2T_hap1 genome has a segment encoding these proteins:
- the LOC108173568 gene encoding uncharacterized protein, protein MDKSWLTIPRNFEAYTAGINLFLDQAVANGVGPDKFRCPCKRCCNRYTFVRNTIIEHLILYDMDKDYKNACWRHHGEQNIGEQNVAIGEEETGDEVIGMHDFLNDVFVQPLTEEGVGPSTEPSIGEGCPEEAETFFRLLEEADQDLWPGCKEFKKLEAVVRLYQIKCLAGMPDDIFTTLLELIKRMLPEGDCLPESCYKAKKLINDLGLTYVKIDACPNDCMIYWKDTSDLTVCSVCGESRYKVTNAADRSRKKIAAKVMWYFPLKPRLQRFFMSKHTAEHMRWHAIECPKDEFMRHPSDSPAWKHLDNLYPDFASEIRNVRLGLASDGFNPFGKMRNDHSTWPVVLSVYNLPPWMCMKQPNLLLSLLIPGPRSPGKEIDVYMRPLIDELNELWEVGTPTYDAYSNQSFMMKAVVLWTISDFPAYGMLSGWSTHGYKACPHCMHDKESIYLPASRKICYMGHRRFLEDNHRFRRQTTAFNGRREHRSAPRQWTGLQCLEELCTLRFTFGKPKKNASVGQRRKRTSSSTSGNSQWKKKSIFYELPYWRHLLIRHNLDVMHIEKNICDSLVGTLLGIEKSKDGLAARADLEVLNIRRSQHPRREGNRTFLPPALFTLKREEKTAFCNVLSTIRVPDGYSSNLSRCVHVNERKIHGLKSHDCHVLMQQLLPLAIRPVLPKAVTMVLLELSAIFRQLCNKKESEEGFKELSSRIALTLCQLEKIFPPAFFDIMVHLPVHLADEAALAGPVPYRWMYPIERYLQTLKRNVRNKGRPEGSMAEANLVDECLSFCSMYLRGVESRRNRRGRNEDGIGRGVSGGLSIFDSKGCYMGSGEHVELDLNTLDQCHRYILNNCDEVNPFRSQHEEFLKTKHRRERLTMRQIKELSKKEFPEWFKQHMNSSYHANDTLISEDLHWLANYPSRVVSRYKSHIVHGFRFRIKSVDDKHKNQNCGVFVPANVPGAIGQVNCYGRVVDMFEVKYCGPTEAEDRGRAVMLFKCEWVNSESPRGMKTDQYGFTMVNFNQLGFKEDPFILASQALQAFYVEDTIEKDWYVVVRTQPRDLFDVLEDSDAIDDYAIPNLDDRILDNENFHTRVGVEETPFLESLALPTEFVNHANVDDELTDDEGE, encoded by the exons ATGGACAAGAGTTGGTTGACGATACCTCGAAATTTTGAAGCGTATACAGctggaattaatttgtttttggatcaagCAGTTGCAAATGGTGTTGGTCCTGATAAGTTTAGATGTCCTTGCAAAAGATGTTGTAATCGATATACTTTTGTTAGGAACACTATTATTGAACATCTCATattgtatgatatggataaagatTATAAAAATGCTTGCTGGCGACATCATGGCGAGCAAAACATTGGAGAGCAAAATGTGGcaattggagaagaagaaacaggagATGAGGTGATTGGTATGCATGACTTTCTTAATGATGTATTTGTCCAACCATTAACAGAAGAAGGTGTTGGGCCGTCTACTGAACCGTCTATTGGGGAAGGGTGTCCAGAAGAGGCGGAGACTTTTTTTAGGTTGCTTGAAGAGGCAGATCAAGATTTGTGGCCAGGGTGTAAGGAGTTTAAGAAATTAGAAGCAGTTGTAAGGCTGTATCAGATCAAGTGTTTAGCGGGAATGCCAGACGACATCTTCACAACTTTACTGGAGTTAATTAAAAGAATGTTGCCTGAAGGGGATTGTTTGCCTGAATCATGTTATAAGgcaaaaaaacttataaatgaCTTGGGTCTGACGTATGTGAAAATTGATGCATGTCCCAATGATTGCATGATCTATTGGAAAGATACTTCGGATTTGACCGTGTGCTCGGTTTGTGGTGAATCAAGATATAAAGTTACCAACGCAGCGGATAGGTCGAGAAAAAAGATCGCAGCTAAGGTTATGtggtattttcctttaaaaccaaGATTGCAACGATTTTTTATGTCGAAGCATACGGCTGAACATATGAGGTGGCATGCAATTGAATGTCCTAAAGATGAGTTTATGAGACATCCTTCAGATTCTCCAGCATGGAAGCATTTGGATAATTTATATCCGGATTTTGCGTCAGAAATTCGAAATGTTCGATTAGGGTTGgccagtgatggatttaatcctTTTGGAAAAATGAGGAATGATCATAGCACATGGCCGGTGGTGCTTTCTGTTTACAATTTGCCGCCTTGGATGTGCATGAAGCAACCAAATTTGTTGTTGTCTCTTTTAATACCAGGACCGCGCAGTCCTGGTAAAGAGATTGATGTATACATGCGTCCACTGATTGACGAGTTGAATGAGTTGTGGGAGGTGGGCACTCCAACTTATGATGCGTATTCCAACCAAAGTTTTATGATGAAGGCTGTTGTCTTATGGACTATAAGTGATTTTCCGGCTTATGGAATGTTGTCAGGATGGAGTACACATGGCTATAAAGCATGTCCACATTGCATGCATGATAAAGAATCTATTTACTTGCCGGCGAGTCGTAAAATTTGTTATATGGGCCATCGACGGTTTCTTGAAGATAATCATAGGTTTCGAAGGCAAACCACAGCTTTTAATGGTCGTCGTGAGCATCGTAGTGCACCAAGGCAGTGGACTGGTTTACAATGTCTTGAAGAACTTTGTACATTGAGATTTACTtttggaaaaccaaagaaaaatgcTTCAGTCGGGCAACGCAGAAAAAGAACTTCGAGCAGTACAAGTGGTAACAGTCAGTGGAAGAAGAAatctattttttatgaactaccTTATTGGAGGCATCTGTTGATTAGACACAATCTTGATGTTATGCATATCGAGAAGAATATATGTGACAGTCTGGTGGGAACATTGCTAGgtatagaaaagtctaaagatggATTGGCTGCACGTGCAGATCTTGAAGTCTTGAACATAAGACGCAGTCAACACCCACGTAGAGAAGGAAATAGAACATTTCTACCTCCAGCTTTGTTCAcgttgaaaagagaagaaaaaactgcGTTTTGCAATGTGTTGTCTACTATTCGGGTCCCCGATGGATATTCATCAAATTTATCGCGATGTGTGCACGTGAATGAACGAAAAATACATGGGTTGAAAAGTCATGATTGCCATGTTTTAATGCAGCAGTTACTCCCGCTTGCAATACGCCCGGTTTTGCCTAAAGCTGTTACTATGGTATTATTAGAGTTGAGTGCAATTTTCAGACAGTTGTGTAATAAGAAGGAGTCTGAGGAAGGATTCAAGGAACTGAGTTCAAGAATTGCCTTGACATTATGTCAACTTGAAAAAATATTTCCTCCTGCATTTTTTGATATAATGGTGCACCTTCCAGTTCACTTGGCAGATGAAGCAGCTCTTGCAGGGCCTGTTCCCTAtagatggatgtatccaattgaacg GTATTTGCAAACGTTGAAGCGCAATGTTCGTAATAAAGGTCGTCCTGAAGGTTCTATGGCTGAAGCAAATTTGGTGGATGAGTGCTTGTCCTTCTGTTCCATGTATCTTAGAGGTGTCGAGTCTCGTCGTAACCGTAGAGGCCGAAATGAAGATGGTATTGGACGTGGAGTGTCTGGTGGGTTATCAATTTTTGACTCCAAAGGATGTTATATGGGTTCAGGAGAACATGTGGAGCTCGATCTAAATACTCTTGATCAGTGCCATAGATATATTCTAAATAATTGTGATGAAGTGAACCCATTTAGAAG CCAACATGAGGAATTCTTGAAAACTAAACATCGTCGAGAAAGGTTAACTATGCGCCAAATTAAGGAGCTAAGCAAGAAAGAATTTCCAGAATGGTTCAAGCAACAT ATGAATTCAAGCTATCATGCTAATGACACGTTGATATCTGAAGACTTGCATTGGCTAGCTAATTATCCTAGTAGGGTTGTGAGTAGATATAAAAGTCACATTGTTCATGGGTTTAGATTTCGTATAAAATCTGTGGATGATAAGCATAAGAATCAAAATTGTGGTGTCTTTGTACCTGCAAATGTTCCTGGAGCAATTGGGCAAGTGAATTGTTATGGCAGAGTTGTTGATATGTTCGAGGTTAAATATTGTGGTCCTACTGAGGCGGAAGATAGGGGTCGAGCTGTGATGTTATTTAAGTGCGAATGGGTTAATAGTGAAAGTCCACGAGGAATGAAGACCGATCAATATGGATTTACTATGGTGAATTTCAATCAATTGGGATTTAAAGAGGATCCTTTCATACTAGCATCACAAGCATTACAAGCATTTTATGTGGaggacacaattgaaaaagattgGTACGTAGTTGTTCGAACTCAGCCGAGGGATTTGTTTGACGTACTAGAGGATAGTGATGCTATTGATGATTATGCCATACCGAATTTGGATGATCGAATTcttgataatgaaaattttcatacAAGGGTTGGCGTGGAAGAGACTCCTTTTCTTGAATCATTAGCGCTGCCTACCGAGTTCGTTAATCATGCCAATGTCGACGATGAGCTAACAGATGATGAAGGAGAATAA
- the LOC139197141 gene encoding glycosyltransferase BC10-like produces MKTTQQQHHPPPSFPKHFLNAQIHLHKMISNFLIFAFGLALGASLNIYLKDFPFQLYSTQNKYSHLSTNNPSSSSPPPQSLNIPTNQTKAKTSAAGPAPPIGLKEYTKSPNILHEMDDDELLWRASLVPRRRGLPFKRTPKVAFMFLTRGRLALAPLWEMFFKGHEGMYSVYVHANPDFNDTMPENSVFYGRRVPSKNVTWGEPNMVQAERRLLANALLDFSNQRFVLLSESCIPLFNFNVVYSYLMDSNQTFVEAYDLPGPVGRERYRDKMRPQITLDKWRKGSQWFEVDREIATEVVSDEKYFPVFTKYCTPSCYSDEHYLPTYVSIKFWKKNSNRTLTWVDWSKGGPHPSKFMRTDVTIDFLKKLRHGSKCEYNGKRTNICYLFARKFLPNSLDRLLRFAPKIMKFN; encoded by the exons ATGAAGACTACGCAGCAGCAACACCACCCACCGCCTTCATTTCCAAAGCACTTCCTCAATGCCCAAATCCACCTCCATAAAATGATCTCAAATTTTCTAATCTTTGCTTTCGGTTTAGCCCTAGGCGCTTCCCTCAACATCTACCTCAAAGATTTTCCCTTCCAACTTTATTCAACACAAAACAAATACTCTCATTTGTCAACAAATAAtccatcatcttcttctccaccaCCACAATCTCTCAACATcccaacaaatcaaacaaaagccaaaacctcCGCTGCCGGCCCGGCACCACCAATAGGGTTGAAAGAATACACAAAGTCGCCGAATATCTTGCATGAAATGGACGACGATGAGCTGCTGTGGAGAGCTTCGTTGGTGCCGCGGCGGCGGGGTTTGCCGTTTAAACGGACTCCGAAAGTTGCATTCATGTTTTTGACGAGAGGGCGGCTGGCATTGGCTCCTCTGTGGGAAATGTTCTTCAAAGGACATGAAGGGATGTACTCCGTTTATGTTCATGCCAATCCGGATTTCAATGACACCATGCCTGAAAACTCGGTATTTTATGGCAGGAGGGTCCCGAGTAAG AATGTGACATGGGGTGAACCTAACATGGTGCAAGCAGAGCGTCGCCTATTAGCCAATGCTTTGCTTGACTTCTCCAACCAACGTTTCGTGCTCCTCTCAGAGTCATGCATACCACTCTTTAACTTCAACGTAGTCTACAGTTATCTCATGGACTCAAACCAAACATTCGTGGAGGCCTACGATCTTCCTGGTCCGGTCGGCCGCGAACGGTATAGGGACAAAATGAGACCTCAAATCACTCTCGACAAGTGGAGGAAGGGCTCACAGTGGTTCGAAGTGGACCGTGAGATCGCGACCGAGGTGGTTTCCGATGAAAAGTACTTCCCTGTGTTCACTAAGTATTGCACCCCCTCATGCTACTCCGATGAGCACTACTTGCCCACATATGTAAGCATCAAGTTTTGGAAGAAGAATTCTAACAGGACGTTGACTTGGGTTGACTGGTCCAAGGGTGGCCCCCATCCATCTAAGTTTATGAGAACAGATGTGACGATTGATTTCTTGAAGAAGCTGAGACATGGAAGCAAGTGCGAGTACAATGGGAAGCGAACCAATATTTGCTATTTGTTTGCAAGGAAGTTCTTGCCGAACTCTTTGGATAGGCTGCTGAGGTTTGCTCCAAAGATCATGAAATTCAATTGA
- the LOC139196945 gene encoding uncharacterized protein produces MDSSCDSQRDEELHVEGEEVEAGTSQRRRGPSVPKWTKQLCSFDMSGKCVSDNSSAFSKYVASEVRDHRILPLAKHWRKIKDVDKEAFWNRIKGNIVFEDADIPRLPLIRFMTLKVAEHAHKEYRNKLKKKYYTNRAAEERPQPPPDVNPTQWGNLLAYWSGDKTKEVAEKNKINRQKKTMNHTTGTKSFARKRQEYRKKHGKEADPVTFFRECHTRKNEAWIDEESERTGATMESNLQTLIQSGQEDNEDLRTQVYVDTMGPERYNRVKGYGHGVTPDMVSYASSSSSTSISSKRSSNSAIALLMTQNNELKLRDENNNKRISDLENKQSQLFAWLFQRFQPQAQPQPPFSPGTQQSGQSQPPPQQSGQSQPPPAYPYAGYNQQPPYPMYPLPMQPTPYMQQPPMPYMQQPPMPYMQEPPYQVPVYRPEMAAPCPEFPAGGFAEMLAGVGSDVDLSRMLASNIGPQGREGSVPRSGADSVP; encoded by the exons ATGGATAGTAGTTGTGATTCTCAACGTGATGAGGAACTTCATGTGGAAGGGGAGGAGGTCGAAGCTG GAACTTCTCAACGGAGGCGAGGACCCTCAGTTCCCAAATGGACGAAACAGCTTTGTTCGTTTGATATGTCTGGAAAATGCGTTAGTGATAACTCTAGTGCATTTTCAAAATATGTGGCATCGGAGGTTAGAGACCACAGAATTCTCCCATTGGCGAAGCATTGGCGTAAGATTAAGGATGTAGATAAGGAAGCTTTTTGGAATAGAATTAAG GGAAATATTGTTTTTGAAGATGCTGATATACCAAGATTGCCTTTGATCCGCTTTATGACGCTTAAGGTTGCTGAGCATGCACATAAGGAGTACagaaataagttaaaaaaaaaatattataccaACAGAGCTGCAGAGGAGCGTCCCCAGCCTCCTCCTGATGTGAATCCTACCCAGTGGGGTAATTTGTTGGCATACTGGAGTGGAGATAAAACAAAG gaGGTTGCTGAAAAAAACAAGATTAATCGgcaaaagaaaacaatgaaCCATACTACTGGTACAAAATCTTTTGCAAGAAAGCGGCAAGAATAT CGGAAGAAGCATGGGAAAGAAGCTGATCCTGTAACCTTTTTTCGTGAATGTCATACACGAAAAAATGAAGCTTGGATTGATGAAGAATCGGAGCGTACAGGG GCAACAATGGAGAGCAATCTGCAAACTTTGATTCAGTCGGGGCAAGAGGATAATGAAGATCTTAGGACCCAAGTGTATGTTGACACAATGGGTCCTGAGAGGTATAATAGAGTCAAAGGATACGGTCATGGGGTGACTCCTGATATGGTTTCCTATGCATCTTCTTCGTCTTCTACATCAATTTCCTCCAAGAGGTCATCTAACAGTGCAATCGCATTGctgatgactcaaaataatgagttGAAATTGAGGgatgaaaataacaataaacgGATTTCGGACCTAGAGAACAAGCAAAGTCAGTTGTTTGCGTGGCTTTTCCAAAGATTTCAGCCACAAGCACAACCACAACCACCGTTTAGCCCGGGAACCCAACAGTCAGGCCAGAGTCAGCCTCCTCCTCAACAGTCGGGTCAAAGTCAGCCGCCCCCTGCATATCCTTATGCTGGCTATAATCAGCAACCTCCGTATCCTATGTATCCGCTGCCTATGCAGCCCACGCCATACATGCAGCAGCCGCCTATGCCATACATGCAGCAGCCTCCCATGCCTTACATGCAGGAGCCGCCTTATCAAGTGCCAGTATATCGACCCGAGATGGCTGCGCCTTGTCCTGAATTTCCAGCTGGGGGGTTTGCTGAAATGCTTGCGGGTGTTGGATCTGATGTGGACTTGTCGAGGATGTTGGCATCAAATATAGGACCTCAAGGGCGAGAAGGATCTGTGCCACGTTCAGGCGCAGATTCGGTTCCGTAG
- the LOC103420370 gene encoding uncharacterized protein — protein MDEMTKKEAATAWGWLLEALAGFKEVGLPLLHDLIEMAPDLPDDLERKVSERVALRTLEDLFPPRNDVLALLPSASASSSTPSSKFSFDFSERCEDVLQRIINETPECDVKTGGPGLLKWDVQAFILHKRASMPKCLLGQIKDSILDGTHPYADFLIRKSGLASNRDGCNDGVSVSGCSMRFKGSCSNARNTRVEGNDANVLPSKRVRISSDGNVAAGNCVRVNDSDDSLRIAMKMNRVQNTRVEGNEANVLPSKRDRVAPDIGNLVDENPVTVNDSDYPLRSAKKMKWGASSVSQCVEHNPVSLPQREQLEDLSERDVSFIESERCVLGPNSCGLNREDRIPTSQLESPCAAEGRDDVEHCLEATTSGVVHPVETQHTVCAKDSDCNREHGSHVKVVHAVSADGSPRKTIADGATEIIDIHSESRDSDERNNEGIDVATKKHDFFTSQCTLNRAYSETTDWMEQNICVKCNEGAQLLICTTIDCPLAYHEKCLGSEFICYEKGNFICPLCSHSLALKKYLESKKETSRLRKNLDTFMCSVLEQQPVEFLGRNSDDDLLEKSLRNGNLGEKHV, from the exons ATGGACGAGATGACGAAGAAAGAAGCGGCCACCGCGTGGGGCTGGCTGCTGGAAGCACTGGCGGGATTCAAAGAGGTTGGGTTGCCGCTTTTGCACGATTTGATCGAAATGGCTCCCGATTTACCCGATGATTTGGAGAGGAAAGTGAGCGAAAGGGTCGCTCTGAGAACTTTGGAGGACTTGTTTCCTCCTCGCAACGATGTTCTTGCTCTTCTGCCCTCGGCCTCCGCTTCTTCTTCAACCCCAAGTTCGAAATTCAGCTTTGATTTTTCGGAAAGATGCGAAGATGTTCTGCAGCGCATTATCAATGAG ACGCCGGAATGCGATGTGAAAACGGGCGGGCCGGGGCTGTTGAAATGGGATGTTCAGGCTTTTATTTTGCACAAACGGGCTTCTATGCCGAAATGTCTTTTGGGGCAGATCAAAGATTCGATTCTTGACGGTACGCATCCGTATGCTGATTTCTTGATACGAAAGAGCGGATTAGCATCAAATAGGGACGGTTGTAATGATGGAGTTTCTGTGAGTGGTTGTAGTATGAGGTTTAAGGGGAGCTGCTCTAATGCTCGAAACACGAGAGTAGAGGGGAATGATGCAAATGTGTTGCCTTCGAAGAGGGTCAGGATTTCTTCGGATGGAAATGTGGCTGCTGGGAACTGTGTTAGGGTAAATGATTCTGATGATTCACTTAGAATTGCCATGAAGATGAATCGGGTGCAAAACACAAGAGTAGAAGGAAATGAAGCAAATGTACTGCCTTCGAAGAGGGACAGAGTTGCCCCGGATATTGGAAACCTGGTGGATGAAAACCCTGTTACCGTGAATGATTCTGACTATCCACTTAGAAGTGCCAAGAAGATGAAGTGGGGAGCCTCTTCTGTTTCGCAGTGTGTAGAACACAACCCAGTTTCTTTACCTCAAAGAGAGCAGTTGGAAGATTTGTCTGAAAGAGATGTTTCATTTATTGAGAGTGAAAGGTGTGTTTTGGGCCCGAATAGTTGTGGACTGAATAGAGAGGACAGAATCCCTACGAGTCAGTTAGAAAGTCCTTGTGCTGCTGAAGGCAGAGATGATGTTGAACATTGTCTTGAAGCAACAACATCGGGTGTTGTTCATCCAGTTGAAACCCAGCATACAGTTTGTGCGAAAGACTCTGATTGTAATAGGGAGCATGGTTCTCATGTTAAAGTAGTGCATGCTGTGTCTGCAGATGGATCCCCGCGGAAGACAATTGCTGATGGAGCCACAGAGATTATAGATATCCATTCCGAGTCAAGGGATAGTGATGAGCGTAATAATGAGGGGATTGATGTCGCCACAAAGAAGCATGATTTTTTTACCTCTCAATGCACATTAAATCGTGCTTACTCAGAGACAACTGATTGGATGGAGCAAAATATTTGTGTGAAGTGTAATGAAGGTGCTCAGCTGTTGATATGTACTACCATTGATTGCCCTTTGGCATATCATGAAAAATGTCTTGGTTCCGAATTCATTTGTTATGAGAAGGGTAACTTCATCTGCCCCTTATGCTCACATTCGCTTGCTCTTAAGAAGTACCTAGAATCTAAGAAAGAAACTTCTCGCTTAAGGAAAAATCTAGATACCTTTATGTGTTCTGTTTTGGAACAGCAGCCAGTGGAATTTCTAGGAAGGAATTCTGATGACGATCTTCTTGAAAAAAGTCTTCGGAATGGGAATTTGGGGGAGAAGCATGTGTAG